In Spirosoma sp. KUDC1026, the sequence TTTGCTGGTACACCTCGCTTTTCCACCAGTTACCACTTACCGCGCCGTTGCAATAGTACGATACGTTGTTGTAATCAACCCGGTCGAGTAGGTGCATGTGACCGCTCAGAGCCGTTTTTACGTTCGGATACTGGTAAAATAGCTTCAGCAGTTCGGGGGTGTTCGATAGTACCAAGCCCGCTGAGATCCCCCATATGCCATCCTTCACGTTTGCTTCACTGAAGAAACCCGTCGGGCTGAAAATTGGAATATGAGACAGAACCAGGATTGGTGTCTTCGTATCCGTTTTTGCCAGGTCCTGTTTCAGCCAGTCCATCTGCTCCGGGTCGATGTTCCCTGTGTACCACGTTTCATCGGGTTTGACCTGGACGCTATCCAGAATAATGAAATGCCAGCCGTTCCTGTCGAACGAACGGTACCGGTTGCCAATTTTCATCAGATCAACCGCCCATTTTTTCCCGTACATCGAATCGGACTTCGCTTGCGCATACCCCCAGATGTCGTGGTTACCGATGCAGTATTCGATGGGCAACGAGTTGTTGGCTTTCGCCACCGTATGCCAGGCATCCCACTGCTTCTGCACCTCAGCGCGATCCTGTTTCAGGGCGTCCATAATCACATCACCACCGTGTAGAATAAACGCCGGTTTGTCTTTCTGATCCTGCACGTGATGAAAGCACCGGCCAACAGCTTCCATCGGTTTGGCGTCGGGCGTGATGTGCGTATCGCCGATATAGGCAAAGCGGACGCTACATTTACGAGCGGCCTGCGACACATTAGGAATGAGTTCAGACGTTGTGGCCAGCGGCAGCAAAGTCGCTGATTTCAGGAGGGATCTACGATTCATAAGGGTAGCAAGGATTATACAATTTACAAACAGCTAGAGTATGTCGAACAAGCCTTTTTGTCATGCTGACGCAGCCGGGCGGCTGGTGCCGAAGCATGACAAAACCAATCTGATGTATTCTCGGTGATTTATCTGGCAAGCCATGTCTTAAGGGATAAAGATGGGGTTCGTTACCGGTTATTGCCGACCACCGTTTCGATCGGTGCGCCCACCGGGTGGGCAGCCGTAAAGGTATACCCCAGCAGTTGGGCCAGCGTGGCCGCAATCTGATTCTGATACAGCAACGGACCAGCTTTCTGCTCGCCCGATGTAGCGACGCCCGGTCCCATAGCGCCCAGCCAGATTTGGTACGAATCAACCGTTTTGTTGCCGTGGCTTTTCCATTGTGCTTTGGGCGTATGGCCCCGCCCGTGATCAGTCGTGATGAGCAGCGCCGTTTTCCCGGCGTACTGTGGCATTTTCTGAATCATCTGCCAGAGATCAGCCAGGTACGTATCAATCGACTTCACCATGTTCAGGTGATCCAGGTAACGACCCGCGTGGGCCAGGTCGTCAGTTTCATCAAACGACAAAAACAGCACCCGCGGCTGATGCTGCTTGACGTATTGCCGCGCCGTAAAGTACGTCAGAAAATCGGCCCGGACGCCATCGCCAAATTCACGGGGATAGAGCGTCGTTAGATCGCTCAGGAGTGAGTCGGCGCCCGTGCGGGGCTGTGCCGGTTCGTTGGCGGAGCTGGCGTAAATACCGCTGCGTTTCTCGTTGACGGCCGCTTCGATAACGTCCCAGGACGAGAAGACCGCGACCTTACCTTTCAGCTTCGGCTGCTGATTCAGAAACTCCAGCACCGTTACATTCGGGTTGTCGACCTTATCATTAGAATCAATCCGATCATCGGCATACCCGCTTAGAATTTCATTGTAACCGGGATAGCTGAACCAATGAGGGTTCGTTACGTTCATGCGGTTTCCCAGCTTCCGGTTTCCATAGAGCTGGCCCTGCTTGCCTATCGTATTCCACAGGAACGGCATAACCAACTCCCGCCGTTCGGTCGGCGTAGGCTTCCAGAACGCCTTTCGGGCATTGGCCGTGTCGCGGGTGTAGACGGGGTCGAACAGCAGCGTCGAATCCGCGCCGTTGAAGACTTCCTGCCAGCGGACGCCGTCCAGCGTAACCAGAATCACGTTCTCGGCCGGTTGTGCCATTGCCGAGGTGCCGAGCAGCAGGCCGATCCAGAAAAGGAATTTTCGCATCATGGTACAATATAAAAGCCTGCACGGTTTTTCGACCGTGCAGGCTCCATTACTCAATCATTATTTCAACAGCCACATCTGGACGTTGATGTCGTCGTTACCACCGTACTGGCTCGTTACGGCCGCCGTGTTGTTAGCGGTGTTGTACGACCGCTCAGTAGCCGGATACTGCCAGCGCAGCGGAATCCGTTGGCTATTGCCCGTGCCAGGCCCGATCAGGAACGTTGGTACGCCCGTTCGACGCTGGTTATAAAACGCTTCCAGACCGGAGTTCTGCGCAAACGCCAGATACTTCTGGGTCAGGATCTGCTTCTGACCGTCGGCCGTGTTGCCCGCGTATTTTACAGCTGGCTGCGCGTAATAGTTGGCGAAGTTTACATTGACCGTATACGTATTAAAGTTGCGGTAGCCGCCATCCGCCGAAAAATAAACGGTGTTGGCGCCCTCAGTAATTCCGTAAAACGACCACGATGCTTTAATACCGTTCTGGTAGTACGTCTCGGCATTGCCCGCCGAC encodes:
- a CDS encoding metallophosphoesterase family protein, with protein sequence MNRRSLLKSATLLPLATTSELIPNVSQAARKCSVRFAYIGDTHITPDAKPMEAVGRCFHHVQDQKDKPAFILHGGDVIMDALKQDRAEVQKQWDAWHTVAKANNSLPIEYCIGNHDIWGYAQAKSDSMYGKKWAVDLMKIGNRYRSFDRNGWHFIILDSVQVKPDETWYTGNIDPEQMDWLKQDLAKTDTKTPILVLSHIPIFSPTGFFSEANVKDGIWGISAGLVLSNTPELLKLFYQYPNVKTALSGHMHLLDRVDYNNVSYYCNGAVSGNWWKSEVYQQTKAGYALFDLYDDGTVERTFVHYS
- a CDS encoding alkaline phosphatase family protein, with translation MMRKFLFWIGLLLGTSAMAQPAENVILVTLDGVRWQEVFNGADSTLLFDPVYTRDTANARKAFWKPTPTERRELVMPFLWNTIGKQGQLYGNRKLGNRMNVTNPHWFSYPGYNEILSGYADDRIDSNDKVDNPNVTVLEFLNQQPKLKGKVAVFSSWDVIEAAVNEKRSGIYASSANEPAQPRTGADSLLSDLTTLYPREFGDGVRADFLTYFTARQYVKQHQPRVLFLSFDETDDLAHAGRYLDHLNMVKSIDTYLADLWQMIQKMPQYAGKTALLITTDHGRGHTPKAQWKSHGNKTVDSYQIWLGAMGPGVATSGEQKAGPLLYQNQIAATLAQLLGYTFTAAHPVGAPIETVVGNNR